From Microbacterium sp. 10M-3C3:
CGCGACCTTGCCGCGGATGCCGCGGAACACCGGCGTGAACGCGGTGTCGATGCCCGTGAACACGACGAGGGTCGCGCCGTCGCGGGAGAGCCGCACGACCGCGTCCTCGAACTGCTGCGACACCTCGTCGGGGTCGGTGCCGGGGCGGATCACGTCGTTGCCGCCGGCGGAGAACGTGATGAGGTCGGGCTTCAGCGACAGTGCTGCATCGATCTGATCGGCCACGATCTGACCGATGAGCTTGCCGCGCACGGCGAGGTTCGCGTACGCGAAGTCGTCGACCTGCGAGGCGAGCACCTCGGCCACGCGATCGGCCCAGCCGCGGTGGCCCCCGACGGCCTCCGGCTCGGGGTCGCCGATGCCCTCGGTGAACGAGTCGCCGATCGCGACGAAGCGCCGCCACGGGTGCGGCTGGTCGTTCGGCACGTGCGGAGAGCGATGGGGCAGCTCGGTCGTCATGGGTTCCTCCCGC
This genomic window contains:
- a CDS encoding SGNH/GDSL hydrolase family protein — translated: MTTELPHRSPHVPNDQPHPWRRFVAIGDSFTEGIGDPEPEAVGGHRGWADRVAEVLASQVDDFAYANLAVRGKLIGQIVADQIDAALSLKPDLITFSAGGNDVIRPGTDPDEVSQQFEDAVVRLSRDGATLVVFTGIDTAFTPVFRGIRGKVAIYNENIRAIADRYDCIVADQWGLKVVQDPRFFDDDRLHYNALGHHEVARMVLRALNVPNDLQPMRPDPFPATTWRAARAHDLVWAREYLVPWVLRRLRHQSSGDEITAKRPEPMPVVALAAAAEAAAQAAAPDPS